GAGGCGGCAGCATGACGACCACCGACGAAACCCAACTCGACGACGCCATCGCCATGGCGGCGCGCGCCGACATCGAGATCGCCAGCATCGGCGGCTACTGCCCCGTCCAGGCGGAGGGGTCGGTCGACGGCCAGCCATTCTATTTCCGCGCGCGCGGCGAGGAGTGGCAGCTGCACATCGGCCCGAGGGAGGATTGGTTCTCCGGCCGCGAGTGGTGGATCGAGGTCCCCTGGACGGGCGAGACCTACGGCGCCGGCTACATGCCGCACGACCAGGCGGCACGGCTGATCGTCGCCGGCATCGCCGCATGGCGGAAACCGCGCAATGCTTGAGTCCTTGGCGACCTTCATCGTCGAGATCCTCGCCGGACTGGCGATCTTCGTCGCGATGCTGGCGGCGCTCGCCGGCGCGATGGCCGTGGTGATCGCGCCGTTCGCCTGGCTCGACAAGTTCCTGCGCCGCCACCCGCGGCTGCAGAGCGCCATCTACGAGGCGAAGCTGCGGCTGGGGCCTGCGCTGGTCGGGGTGGCCATGGTCGTCATCTGCTGGGCCATCGGCCGGGCGGTGGTGTGATTTTCATCGGAGGACATGAGAGATGAGACTGTTTGGATGGTTCCGCCGCCGGCGCCCCGAGCCGCCGATCACCCCGTCGGCACGGCCGACGTCCCCGGCGGCCGGAGGCGCTGGCGCGGGGCGCCGCAGCGTCCAGGCGAGCAGCGACGACAGCGTCGCCACGCGCGCGGCCATTATCGCGCTGTCGGACATACCGGCCTCGCACAGCGCCGATCATGCCGCGTCGTCGTCCAGCTACGGCGGCGGCAGCTGCAACAGCTGCTCGGCATCGTCGAGCAATAGCTGTTCGTCGGCATCGAGTTGTGGCGGGGGTGGCGGCTGTGATTGACGCGAACACGCCAACGCGGTGCCGCTCTTTCCGCAGCCGCGAGGTTGTATGCGCCGACGGCTTTCCGCAGCGTCCGTACTGCTCCGGCAATTGCGGGTGCGTGAGCTGCGGGGCTCTCTCCGCCGACGCGCTGCCGCATTGTCTCAACGACGATTTCGCCCCGCCTCACCTGATCGATGAATCGGGATTGCCCAGGCTTGCGCAGCACCGCGCGGCCTTCGACAAGGACACCACCCATGAACAGTGAGATCGATCTGCGCGCGGCGCTGGAGCGTGAACTGCAGGAACTGGCATCCAGTGGTGACGGAGGAATGACGGTCAACGAGTGGGTGCGTACTCGGATGCGTGATGCTGCTCGGCGCTCCTACACCCGCCCCGCGGATCGTGTCGGCTGCTACGATTGCGGGTGCCCTTACAGCAGCCCTGAATGGGTGGAGGCGGCCGTCCCCCACGAGACATGGGCGAAGATCAGTCCGACCGGTCACGAAGGCGGCTTGCTGTGCGTGACGTGCATGGCCAAGCGCGCCGCGAAGCTCGGCCTGACGGGTATCCCGGCGAAGGTTTGGTCGGGGCCCTTCGTCTTCGAGATGGGCGACCCGAGGCCGGATCGATCGGCGGAGGAAAAGGCGGTCGACCTAGTCCGCGAATGGCTGGCGTCGAGCGACCACCCGGTCAGCGATTGGGAGCGTTCGTTCGCCGCAGCGATCATCACGTTCGCCACCACAATCGGGAGCATCGCCGCGCAGCCCTGCGTCCACTGCAACGACACCGGCTGGGTCGACGATGAGAACTGGTGGCCGGACTATCCCGGCAGCTCGCAGGAGCGCGTGCCGGGCAACGGCAAGATCAGGTGCGGCATGCTCTGCACCGCCGACACGAAAGGAGAGAGCCCCCATGGCGACACTGATTGACCTGGCCCGCCACTGGGCGAGGCAGACCCAGAAGGGCAAGGGCATCCGGATCGAGGGCGCCGACCTCGATCTGCTGAATGCGATCGGCGTGGGCGAGATGATCCAGGTGAAGGCGGCGGAAGAGCAGAGAGAGCTATGCGGACAGAGGTTGATGAACTCTACAGCCGGGGGAAATACCGGCTCGCCTACGATCGACGGAGGGACGGATCCCTCCGCTCGCCGTTCCTCCAGATCGTCTGGTACGACGAAGCCGCTGGGCGTAACCGCCAGCGCTCGACGGGCACAGAGGACGTCGAACAGGCGGAAAACGAGCTAGACGCGCTCTACCTGCAGCGCGAGCGGGGCCAGTCGGTGTGCCCGACCTGCGGCCAGCTCATGCGCGCCGGCGCGCGTCACCTCGTGACCGCCGCGATCGCCGACTATCTGGTCGCGCGGGACAGCCGTCCGAGCATCGATTCGATGCGCCACCGCCTCGCGCACGTCACGAACTACCTGACCGAGACCGACCAGCTCACCACCGCCTGCGAGGATGTGGATGAAGACTGGATCGAGGGGTTCCGCGAATGGGCGATGGAGGTGCCGATCGTCTCGACCGGCGGCAAGGCGCGCACCCGCACGGCCGGCACCGTCGAGGGCAGCGTGACGATGCTCGCCGCCGCGATCAACTTCGCGCACGGGCGGAAGGACACGCTGTTCCCGGCCGGCTTCGCGGCGAAGAAGCCGGGCGAGGTCAGCCGCACCCCCGCCTACCGCGCCGACATCGCCACGCTCGCCGCCATGTTCCGCTATTGCACCGATCCGGAGACGGACGAGACCGACCACAACCGATCCTACAAGCGCCGGCGCGCCGACCGGGCGAACCTCCATCGCTTCCTGCAGGTCAGCGTCGCGACCTGGGCGCGGCCGGACGCGGCGCACGACGTCTCGACCGACCGCAAGCATGATCAGTGGCATTCGAACGCTCGCGCGCTCAACCTCAACCCGAAGGGGCGCCAGCAGACGAAGAAGCACCGGCCGATCGTGCCGGTCGCGCGCCAGCTGGCGCCGCTGCTCGACGCCAACACGGGCTTCTATGTGACGGTCGATTCGGTGAAGACTGCTTTCGAGGGGATGCTCGATTATCTCAAGCTGCCGCGCGACGGCGAGACCGGTCTCAAGCTGATCCGCCGATCGATGGCGCACCTCGCCCGGCAGCGGCTCGGCGAGCGCGACTGGGTGGAGGGGCGGATCATGCTCGGCCACATGAAGATCACCACGTCGGACACCTACGCGCCGTTCGACACGGGCTATCTCGGTCAGGCGCTGCGGGTGACGGAAGAGATCATCGACGCCATCGAAAAGCTGGCGCCGGGCGCCTTCGCTCCGGCTTTCACCGGAGTGACACCGGAGGAAGCCGAAGGCATAAGGGCGGCGATTGCCGGAAAAGATTTGGTCGGGGAGAGAGGATTCGAACCTCCGGCCCCTGCCTCCCGAAGACAGTGCTCTACCAGGCTGAGCTACTCCCCGACCGATCCAAGGTGGCGAACCACCCGGAGGCAAGGCGCGTGCCTATAGATGCCCCTTTCATACTGCGCAAGCGCTCAATCGCAGCTTTTGTCGGGGGCGGTGCGCAGGCCCCGGAACATCATGGCTGCGGCGGTCGGCTTCAGCGCGGAACCGCGGGGTTCAGATGCTCCCACACCTGCGAGATCACGACCGAACCCTCGCCGACCGACGAGGCGACGCGCTTTACCGAATGCGCGCGGACATCGCCGACCGCGAAGATGCCGGCGCGCGAGGTGGCGAAGGAGGATCGTCCGCCGGCGGCCTCCCCGGTCAGGATGAAGCCCTTGTCGTCGAGCCGCACCAGCCCGGCGAGCCATTCGGTGTTGGGAGCGGCCCCGACCATGATGAACAGCGCGCAGGCGTCGATCCGCCGCTCCCCGCCGGTGGCGCGATCGCGGATGGTGACCTGGTCGAGCCGATCGTCGCCATGCAGCGCCACCACCTCGGCGCCATAATCGATGCTGATCGCCGGATCCGCCTCCAGCCGGCTCGACAGATAGTGCGACATCGACGCGGCGAGCGAGGTCCCGCGCACCAGCACGCGGACGCGGCGCGCCGCGCGGCTGAGATACATCGCCGCCTGACCCGCCGAATTGCCGCCGCCGATCACCACCGCCTCGCGGCCATGGCAGGTGCGCGCCTCGTTCTCGGTCGCGGCATAATAGATGCCGGCGCCTTCGAGATCGGCGAGCCGCTCGATCGGCAGGCGGCGATACTGCACCCCCGTCGCCACCACGACGGCGCGGGCGCGCACGCGCTGGCCATTGTCCAGGGTGGCGCAGAAATCGCCGTCGTCGAGCTGTTCGAGCAAGCCGACGCGGCGGGGCACCGCGAAGCGCGTGCCGAATTTCATCGCCTGCACCTCGCCGCGCCAGACGAGATCGGCGCCCGAAATGCCGGTGGGGAAGCCCATATAATTCTCGATCCGGCTGGAGGTGCCGGCCTGGCCGCCGACCGCGATATCCTCCACCACCAGCGCGCGCAGCCCCTCGGCGCCGGCATAGACGCCCGCCGCGACACCCGCCGGGCCGCCGCCGATGATGATGACGTCGAACGCCTCGTCGTTGACGAGTTCGCGGCCGAGCCCCAGCAACCGGGCGATGCGTTCGGGCGTCGGATCCGCGATCACCGTGCGCCCGAAGATCGCCATCGGCCCGGTCGCGGTGCTGGCGCAGCTGCGCGCCGCCTCTCCCGCCGCCGCGCTCCCCAACGGCAGCGAGGTGTAGGGAATCCGGTTGCGGCTGGCGAAATCGGCGACGCGGCCGATCGCGCGGTCGACATCCTCGCCGATCAGGATCAGCGCGCTGTCCCGCGCGTCGAGCTGGCGACGGCGCCGCGCGGCGAGCACGGTGATGACGATGTCCGACATCTCGGGAATGTCCGCCATCAGCCGCAGCATCGCGGCGCGCGCGACCTCGATCACCCGCGTCGGCCGCGCCGTGCGCATCGGCATCGACCAGTTGCCGCCGTCCAGAAACGATATCTCGCCCATGAACTGGGTCGGCCCCAGCGTCGACGGCAGATGGCGGTCGCCGGTCAGCGGATTGACCACCTCGATCTCGCCGTCCTCGACATAGATGAAGCGGTCCGCCGGTTCGCCGGGGCGGGCGAGGAAGGCGCCGGCCGGATAGTCGCGCTCGACACCCGCCTGCCGGAGCGCGGCGACATGCGCCGCAGCGAGCGGGATTCGCTGCATTTCACGCAGATCGCGCCCTATGGTCTCCATCGCTCCGCCTCCATCCGGTTCATGATCGGCCCCATCCTGCCACCGGCGGAGCCTCTGCCTCAACCATCCAGGATCGCCTCGATGCAGGCAATCAGCGCGGCGGGATCGAACGGCTTGCGCATGAAGCGGCGCACGCCATGCGCCATGGCCTGCCGCTCCAGCTCCAGGCTGGGAAAGGCGGTGATCAGGATCAGCGGAACGCCTGTGCCCTGCAGGATCCGGGCGAGCTCGAGCCCGCTGGTGCCCGGCATCTGGACGTCGCTGATCACCATGTCGACCGCACGCCAACGCAAAGAAGCAAGATAGTCGTCCGCCGAATGAAAGATCTCCGGCCGCGCATTCATGCTGTCGACCAGACTTCCGAGCGCGGCGGCGACGTCTTCATCGTCATCGACGATCGCGATCGACTTCATCGGAACGGGAGGCAATGAAGCTTCGACCAACAGACGGTCTCCCAATATCCTCGACCATCCCTGTCGGATCGAATCGCGCTGCCCAGCCTGCCGAGCAGCCCGGCACCGCCCTGCCATTCCTACACCGCCGCCGCTTCGAACCCACCCATACGCTGGTATCGGTTGCCCGCACCTTCGGCGCATGGAGATGTTTTGTCACTGGCCGGTCTGTCGCCCGACTTCGCTGGAACGACCGGGCCACGCCTTCTCAGCATCGCCATCGTCGATGACGATGAGGGGGATGACGATGAGGGGGTGGTGCTGAAGAAGCCGTTCGGCGCCGATCGCGCGGATCGAGGCGACGGCGACGCCCTGACGCGCCGCCGCCGCCCCTTCGTCAGAAGCCTTCGAGAACGGTCTTGCCGATCGCCACGCCGCTTTCGACCATGCGGTGCACCTCCTTGAGGTTGGCGGCGTCGATCGGCGACAGCGTGCGGGTAAGCGTGGTCTTCAGCACGCCGGCGTCGACGAGGTGCGAGACCTCTTCGAGCAGCCGGTGCTGCTCGATCATGTCGGCCGTGGCGTAGAGCGAACGGGTGAACATCAGTTCCCAGGCGACGGTGATCGACTTGCGCTTGAGCGGTACGATGTCGAAATGCGCGGGATCGTCGATCAACGCGATCCGGCCCTGCGGCGCGACGATCTTCGGGAACAGCGGCAGATAATGCTCGCTGCCGGTAAGCCCCGCGACATAGTTCACCTCGGGATGGCCGATGCGGGCGAGTTCCTCATCCAGCGGCTTGCGGTGGTCGATCACCAGATGCGCGCCCATCTCCTCGACCCACGCTTTCGTCTCGGGCCGCGAGGCGGTGGCGATCACGGTGAAGCCGGTCAGGCGCCGCGCGAGCTGGATGAGGATCGAACCGACGCCGCCGGCGCCATTGATGACCAGCAGCGTGCCGCCCGCAGTCTTGCTGCCATGAGGAATGCCGAGCCGGTCGAACAGCAGTTCCCAGGCGGTGATCGCGGTCAGCGGCAGCGCCGCCGCCTCGGCCCAGCCCAGCGAGGCAGGCTTGTGGCCGACGATCCGCTCGTCGACGAGGTGGCGTTCGGCGTTGGTGCCCTGGCGGGAAATGTCCCCGGCGTAGAATACCGCATCGCCGGCCTTGAACAGCGAGACCTCGCCGCCGACCGCCTCGACGATGCCGGCGGCGTCGAAGCCGAGGATCTTCGGGGCGCCGTCCGTCCGGGCGCTCGAGGCGCGGACCTTGACGTCGACCGGGTTCACCGAGACCGCCTTCACGCGAACGAGCAGGTCGCGCGGGCCCGGCACGGGGGCGGGAAGCTCAAGGTCGATCAGGGCGTCCGGGCGATCGATCGCGCCCGCCTGATGATAGCCGATGGCCTTCATGATATAATCTCCATGGTCGTCACATGGGGCGTAAGTCGGGTCTCGCCCGGCCGCCCGCCACCCCCAAGATCGACCGGCCGGCATGCGTTTTCGCATGGCCGTTCGAGCGCATGATCCGTGACCTGCCGGGCCGTGGCGTCGGGCGCGGCGAACCCATACGCAAGTATGGCCCCGCCCGGCTGGTCATGCGGCCCGCCCACCGATAGGAAGGTCGGGTGGCGGTCAGGATCGAGGAGCCCGGTTTTGCTGGCAGGAGCGAGAGCCGCGTCGAGCGATGAGGGCCCGCAGGCCGGCGACGTCCCGGTCGTCCTCGTGGTCGACGACGACCCCGACATTCGCGCCAGCCTGACCGACATGTTCGATTCGGTCGGCATGAAGGTGCAGGTCTATGCCTCCACCGCCGCCCTGCTCGGCGACACCTTGCCCAACGGGCCGAGCTGCCTCGTGCTCGACCTGCGGCTGCCCGGCTCCAGCGGGCTCGAACTGCAGACGCAGCTCGCGCGTGACGGCATCGACATTCCGATCATCTTCATCACCGGCCATGCGGATGTGCCGACGAGCGTGCGGGCGATGAAGGCGGGTGCGCTCGATTTCCTGCCGAAGCCGTTCCGCGAGCAGGAGCTGCTCGACGCCGTGTCGGACGCGCTGCGCCGCGACGGCGAACGGCGCCACGGGCAGCGCGAGCGCGATGTCGTGCGCGACCTCGCCCGCCACCTGACCGCGCGCGAGACCGACGTGCTGCGCGGCGTCGCCCGCGGCCTGCTCAACAAGCAGATCGCCTATGAACTGGGCATCACCGAAGTGACGGTGAAGATGCACCGGTCGAGCGCTGGCAGGAAGCTGAAGTCGGTTTCGGTGGCCGATATGGTGCGCAAGATCGAGCTGCTCGATCTCTGAGCAATACCGGCGTCGGGCTTTTCCCGTCAGACGCATACCTAGGTATATCTGGGCCGCCGCCCCGCCTTGCTCCACCTTGACGGTGCAGCGGAGGACGCGATGGTCGACATCACGATAAATGGCGAGAAGCGCAGCGCGGAGGTCGATGGAGACACGCCGCTGCTTTGGGTGTTGCGCGACAAGCTCGGCATGACGGGCACGAAGTTCGGGTGCGGTATCGCCCAGTGCGGCGCCTGCACGGTGCATGTCGATGGCGTCGCGGTGCGATCGTGCCGGCTGCCGGTCAGCGCGGTCGGCGATCGCGCGATCACCACGATCGAGGGCGTCGGCGCCACCGCCGCGGGCGCACGCGTGCAGAAGGCCTGGCTCGATCTCGACGTGATCCAGTGCGGCTATTGCCAGTCCGGCCAGATCATGGCCGCCGCCGCGCTGCTCGCCGCAAATCCCGACCCGGACGATGGCGCGATCGACGCCGCGATGTCCGGCAATATCTGCCGGTGCGGCACCTATGTGCGCATCCGCGAAGGCATCAAGCAGGCGGCGCAACGTGGCTGAGCGCGGCCTGTCGCGCCGCCAGGCACTGCGCCTCGGCGCGGTCGGCGGTGCCGCCTTCCTGCTGGGCATCAACCTGCGCACCGCCAGCATCGCCGCGCCCGACGGCACCGCCGCCTTCGCGCCGGACGCGTTCATCCGCATCGCCACGGACGGGCGCACGA
The window above is part of the Sphingomonas sanxanigenens DSM 19645 = NX02 genome. Proteins encoded here:
- a CDS encoding FAD-dependent oxidoreductase, whose translation is METIGRDLREMQRIPLAAAHVAALRQAGVERDYPAGAFLARPGEPADRFIYVEDGEIEVVNPLTGDRHLPSTLGPTQFMGEISFLDGGNWSMPMRTARPTRVIEVARAAMLRLMADIPEMSDIVITVLAARRRRQLDARDSALILIGEDVDRAIGRVADFASRNRIPYTSLPLGSAAAGEAARSCASTATGPMAIFGRTVIADPTPERIARLLGLGRELVNDEAFDVIIIGGGPAGVAAGVYAGAEGLRALVVEDIAVGGQAGTSSRIENYMGFPTGISGADLVWRGEVQAMKFGTRFAVPRRVGLLEQLDDGDFCATLDNGQRVRARAVVVATGVQYRRLPIERLADLEGAGIYYAATENEARTCHGREAVVIGGGNSAGQAAMYLSRAARRVRVLVRGTSLAASMSHYLSSRLEADPAISIDYGAEVVALHGDDRLDQVTIRDRATGGERRIDACALFIMVGAAPNTEWLAGLVRLDDKGFILTGEAAGGRSSFATSRAGIFAVGDVRAHSVKRVASSVGEGSVVISQVWEHLNPAVPR
- a CDS encoding response regulator transcription factor — protein: MKSIAIVDDDEDVAAALGSLVDSMNARPEIFHSADDYLASLRWRAVDMVISDVQMPGTSGLELARILQGTGVPLILITAFPSLELERQAMAHGVRRFMRKPFDPAALIACIEAILDG
- a CDS encoding zinc-binding alcohol dehydrogenase family protein, which translates into the protein MKAIGYHQAGAIDRPDALIDLELPAPVPGPRDLLVRVKAVSVNPVDVKVRASSARTDGAPKILGFDAAGIVEAVGGEVSLFKAGDAVFYAGDISRQGTNAERHLVDERIVGHKPASLGWAEAAALPLTAITAWELLFDRLGIPHGSKTAGGTLLVINGAGGVGSILIQLARRLTGFTVIATASRPETKAWVEEMGAHLVIDHRKPLDEELARIGHPEVNYVAGLTGSEHYLPLFPKIVAPQGRIALIDDPAHFDIVPLKRKSITVAWELMFTRSLYATADMIEQHRLLEEVSHLVDAGVLKTTLTRTLSPIDAANLKEVHRMVESGVAIGKTVLEGF
- a CDS encoding response regulator transcription factor encodes the protein MLAGARAASSDEGPQAGDVPVVLVVDDDPDIRASLTDMFDSVGMKVQVYASTAALLGDTLPNGPSCLVLDLRLPGSSGLELQTQLARDGIDIPIIFITGHADVPTSVRAMKAGALDFLPKPFREQELLDAVSDALRRDGERRHGQRERDVVRDLARHLTARETDVLRGVARGLLNKQIAYELGITEVTVKMHRSSAGRKLKSVSVADMVRKIELLDL
- a CDS encoding (2Fe-2S)-binding protein, translating into MVDITINGEKRSAEVDGDTPLLWVLRDKLGMTGTKFGCGIAQCGACTVHVDGVAVRSCRLPVSAVGDRAITTIEGVGATAAGARVQKAWLDLDVIQCGYCQSGQIMAAAALLAANPDPDDGAIDAAMSGNICRCGTYVRIREGIKQAAQRG